In Tachysurus vachellii isolate PV-2020 chromosome 7, HZAU_Pvac_v1, whole genome shotgun sequence, the DNA window CATATTGTTTGCACACCAACAACATATTAATTCTGTTTATTATGGGCCCTGTTATGGATTGTGTTATACTAGACATGTGGACTTTCTAGTTCTACTTATTTatctttgtcttttcttttttctttctttttttttttttttttttttttttttttacatattttttctttttctttctttctttctttctttctttctttctttctttctttctttctttctgcaatctttttattttcaatgatTTTGTTTCCTCTCAAGATTCATCTATTGTTACGTGACTtgtatgtgatttatttataaataatgaattaattattcatttattttgatgtaattaattattttcacataattttattacaatatattattcACATTGTATTACACGAGTTCACTTGGATTCATGCCATACATATTGTTTGGTAGAACTAACATGTCATTATCTACTAGTTACAGCTAATttttatgtgtggtgtgtggacaTCAGGCCATCACATCCATATTTACCCATTCCAAAAACATGGGCATTAACAGAAAGTTGTTCTCCCATGTGGTTATTCTTGTTAttataacctccactcttctggaaaggctttccactagattttggagtgtggctttgtggatttgtgctcattcattcatagaAGCATTAATGAAGTCATGATGTGTGCATTATTCCAATTTATCCCAAAGGTTTAGTCTCCTCAGTTCCAGTAAAAGGAAACTATAACGTTACAGCATACAAAAACATCCTACACAATTGTGGGCTTCCGACTTTGTGGTAATTTCAGGAAAACCCACACACAGGTGTGTCCACAAAACAATGTTTGTAGTTTTGCAGCTTCTTTGCCACTGTTGGTTCTTTTAACAGGGAAATGGATTTATACTGGACAAAAGCATCTACTAAAGGaataagatgatgatgaggaaatgtgatagtcaggtgtccacaaactccAAATACTATGATTGTCCAGAACTTTGTTGAAATACTTGTTATGCTTGCTATGCCCTGTTATACACAGTCACAGTACTTTATACGTGTTTGTAATCAAAtacttaataaaaacaaacaaacgaatcaAGTTTTAATGGAACAAAAGCACGTGAGGATCCAAAACACTATACTAACAAGGAGATGTAAATACAGGAGattgataaacaaaacaaatacaaccgGAAGTGACGTTTTCTCCAGCCCTGAGCGGGTGGTTCAAGTTTTGAAGTAACATGGCGATATTTGTGTATCTCTCTGCAAAGGGTTAAACGAAGTTAGTTACAGCAGGGTAggtttaaaataatgaaacctATTCACAATATAAAGCCATTTGTTATCGTTAATATTATCGCCACGGTATTGAATATATTAACGTCATGTCGATACGGTTTGAACGCCTGTTAATGTAGCTAGCTGCTAAGTGTTAGCAGTAGTTGTTGTTAAGCTAAGCTAACGGCATTCGCAGCTAAAGTGCACTGAACTACATGTATAGCAGTAAAGATAGCTGGTTGGCTCCAGTAGATAGGTTCAGCACATAAACAGTATTACGAAGACTGAACTTAGTTCTTAAAATAAGTCCATATGTATGAAATAAACGGCTGGTTATGTAGCTGACATTGTAAACAATGCACAGCCCAGCAGTGACATAGCAACGTATCACCATGTTGctaataaacaaatgttttctacTGTTATGATAAGCTTAGTCTGCTAATCAGCAGTACGGATTCTAATcggtttaatttatatattaagtaTAAAAGTACCAGGGCTCGGTACAGTATGAGCTGCTTCCAGTTTATAGTTTTACAATATGATCGAATAGTGTTAATCAAAACattaattttaacattttcaatAAGAAACTGACGGTTGTTTGTTTATGCATGTCACCCTTGTCTGTTGTTATGTTAAGCAGGTGACAAACCCATCATGGCCAATGGAGAGCTTAGTTTGATTGATAAGAACATTTCAAGGTAATTTCTTATTAACGTTTGTACTTTCTCATCTCTTCTGATTGTtgcattgttttgtattgttgtaCAAATCTAATTTAACACATCCGTTGCttctgaatgtatttttaatgtttgttaaatatgtttttgcATTATGAAGTAAATGTGCTGCACATTTGTGTTTTGCTGTATAGTTTATTAGAGGTTCCATTGAAGTCCACTATTACATCCTTAAATCTTCACTGTAATCGACTGTCAAAGATCGAAGGGTTGGCGACAGCATGGCGTTTACGACATTTGGACCTTTCCTCAAATCACGTTGCTCGTATCGAGGGCCTTGGTGCCCTTTCCTCACTGCGTACCTTAAACCTGTCATGTAACAACATCACAAAGGTGGAAGGTAAAGTGAATCGAAAGTTAATCAGTCAGTTCTTGTATGTCTTTTGTATGTTAAAAAATTggagatttatatttaatggcATGTTTCATGACCAGATTTATTTTGCTTAGGTCTTAACGGACTTGTAAACCTTACAAGGCTCAACTTGGCTTATAATCAAATAAACGACCTCACTGGTAATTGCAATGTTGCATTATATTTTAAGATGTTTAACGTTTGATGTAGTATTGTTATGTGAAACTGTGTGAACCATCAGATGTTTTAAAATCAATACTGTGTACATTTAGGTCTCTTACATCTGCATGGAACtgaattcaaattaaaacaCCTCCAGCTTCATAGCAATCGACTGGACAACATGAATCATCTGCTGCAATGCATGGTGGGACTGCACAATCTGAGAGATGTCACTCTCAGTATGGATGGTGCTGATAATCCTGTCTGCCGTCTACCAGGTTTGCAAATAAACTCTTCCTCTACTTCTCTgctctttatccagagcgacttgcagtggcagcttggtggacctgggatttgagctcacaattTTCCGagtggtagtccaacaccttaaccactaggctaccacatcaacCACATAAATGTAGTGCAATACATaaacataatgtaaatgtaattgaagGCTTGCACAGCATTTTCTGCATTTCAGCCTTTGGacagtgttggtgtttagtgtagtgAGATGGGAAAAGGAATCACTCAAATTTCCAACCATTTAGGCAGTTTTCCAATTGACTACTGTGTTGGATATATTGATACATGTTGGATCAGCTGCACCATCTGTGTTTGTACATATAAAGCATGAAAAGTGAGGAGAAGCTTTTGAAACTTTAACAAGAAAGATTTTTACAAatgatagctcagtggttaaaatgttggatcagaaggatgtgagttcatatcccagcactgccaagcagCTGCTGCTGGGACCTTCAGGAACTGATCTGATAAAATGGGATAAATGTAAGTAGCTCTGGACATGTTATTCTgtcaaatgttgtaaatgtaagaatGAATTAGTGGCACATCAATTAAAACTCAATAAcaacaatacaaacaataaaaagcttgatacttccttccttccttttttccttccgAATCCTCATTGCTTTGCGTgccaatatttgtttttattacatcgcattgtttatttatttattttatacatttatgggCACAGCCACATGTAAGATAATAATACTCAACAAAATTGGTCCTATCTTTGAAAAATTGATACACCACCTTATTTTCACACCACCTTCGATAGCCCTGACCTGGTTTATTCTGTTTGTGTTAAAGATATATAtgcacttaaaataaataatcttagAAGCAGCATCTTGCATGCTCTTTTGTGAAGGCTTTTCACATATGTTAGAACTTTTGTTAAGTGCTCATACACATGTCCTGTGTTCTGCATGTTATTTTTACATACAGGCTACAGGGATATGGTGCTGCAGCCTTTGCAACAAATCTCTACGCTAGATGGAGAAGATAGATTGGGAAATCCCACTTCACCGAAGGATGACAGCCCGATGGACATCCCAGGACTGGAGGATTTTGTGGAGTTTCTGATTTCAACAGACACTAGTGTGAATGTCGAGCCGGTGAACGTTTTCTTCCTTTTAAGTAAATCGCCAAGGATGATCTTTAATGTTTAGGTTTGCGGTGTGATTTTGGAATGATTCAGTACCGTGTTTATGAAATCTGTAGTAGGTGTAACGATATCGCAAAGAAGGATTACTCTTATgatttagaaagaaaatgattctAGATTATTTCAACAAGCCCAGCATGATCCACCTAAAGAGTCCATTTTAACATAGTCTACtagtttctttaataaataactaacCACCTAAAAAATGATGCCATTGGTTTCTAACCTATTACATAAGATCATAAGACTATTTCATCATTACTCTTTAATACTGTTACACACGGTTACTGTGTACACTTGCAGCCAGAATAGCTAATTGGTTTTCTTCTTCCCAAAGGTCCTATCGGATGCTTCTTTCCCCACTCCGAGGATTGACGATGTTCTGACACAGTTTCGGCATCGCAATAGAGTTTTAACTGTGCCTGCTGAAACACAAGTTCAGGAGCGCTCAGGGAACCAGATAAATGAGCTCCGGATTAAAAAGTTGGAGCAGCAGGTGTCCCAACTTTTCCAGAAGGTAAAACAGGACCCTGTATAAGTGTTCCTTTTATTTTTGggagctttttatttttgttctgagAGTTTCTGCTTGTCACAGGCTCCGGTTGCTGATGGCTGTAACGCGAGCTCTGCATTGCAGTCTGTGGTACAGAAGGCAAAAAGGGACACAGATCTCACATCAGAGAGTGAGTATGACAGCACAAATGAGAAACTGCAACACTCCAGTGTCCGCCGGACCAAAATCCCAACAGCGAAGAAGCTGGGAAAAGGCAAACAGTCTGACAGGTAACCACCATTTCCAGTGTAACTTGAATTCTAGATCTTGATTCCAATGTTAAGGTTATTTCTGAAATTCTGTAAAGCACATGATTACAATGCCTTCACAAAAGGTGGATGTTATTATAATCGCAAAGAGGAACTAAAACTGCAATAAGATGCTTAAAAAACTATGATGGCCAGCTGTTGACATAATTTTGACTAAATGGATTACTGTAAACTATACAGTGACTTCAGGGACTAAGAATACTACTGagaacaaaatatttatattcctCTAGAATTCTGTTGGCATCaattaaagaataattaaataaagaccaaaaaatgcataaatgaaGACAAATAAATCTAACCATTCAATTTTTAGGAAAGTAAAAGTTTTTTGCTACTAATATATGTTAATAATTAGTCAAAGTCCTCTCAGCTTTTGTCTTTTAGCCAGAGACCTTGAACTTTTATGGGGTTTTGTGGCCATCGCTACATGCAAGTGAGCCATGCTACGAAggcatttttaatttataggAGATTAATACAGTTTATGTTGTTAATTTACAGTTATGATTtgtaattttatcattttacttTGGTTTACATAAACGTTTACTCGCAACTCAAAAAGTCTGGAAAGAAAAACTGGAATTAGACTGAACAGGATCTTGCAGTAGTTTGTCTTGCAGACAAGCTTGCAGTAGTCTTATATAATTAATAGGTATTGAAGGAGCAAGAGCGCTGTTGTACTGAATATTGGCACAGCAGTATAGATTAACTAGAATTATATTAACTAACTGACATTTCAGGCACAATATGGCAAAATATTTGACTTATTTTTGCTACTTCATGGACATTGTTCCCATAGGATGCTGGATGCATCATTGTGTGCTGCTATGCAAATTTCATGCAGCAGCGATTGCAGTGTAACTGACGGTTGCTGGAATCGCAAATTTATGTAATGATCCCAGAATATCAGAGTGATATAAACCATGTAATGCACCAGTACTGTCAGAATAAATATCACACTAATATAATATAGCAATAATACCACCATTGGAACCTCACTTATCCAATGAAATTAGTGAAATGGAGCTAACTTTATGTAAAAcaaacctttatgttttattctgtattgAACACACACGATTAGGAGCTTTTGTCTAGTTTGTGAAGGCATCTTTACCGggcaatatttgtttttttgtggccGTTATTGTGAAGGTCTGAAATGATGTCTGTTTTCACCGCAGTGAAGCAAGCACACAAAAGCACAGGAGTTTAAAGTGCACTGCTGGCTCTGGGCAGAGGGCAACCGTCCAACCTGTGGGGGTaacagaaagaacaaagaaaggCCCCAGAGCTCGCCAGGTGACTCCAGATAAAAACTTTAATGACACACAACAGGAGACTTACAGGGTATGTAGACTGGTGTGGGCATTTCATTGTTCTTTGAGTATTCCCAAATTGTTCAAGAtctaaacagaataaatgattgtgtgtgtctgcatgcgtAGGTGATAGTGGAAGAGCGGGATCAGGAGCGGGAACGGCGCTGGAAGGCAGAGCAGGCTGTGAAGAAGCTTACAGAGCAGGTGAAGGGGCTGCAAACACAGGCCACAGAAGAGAAAGAACTCCAGAGCCTGGCCTTGCACACAACTGATAGGTGAGTGTATAATATAAGGTGTGTAATTAAAGGACTGTTAATAAAAGGAGTAAATGAGATCCTTTTACTTTTTACTAAAACCAAAATGATTCCAGGATGTTTTCTCACATGCTTgcttttataaaacataatttaatacTTATATTTGGGACCTGCTCTTCTCAAAACATACTCTTCTGCTTTTAGATACCTGTATAGGTTGCTCTAAGTAAACATTCCATTAACATAAAGAGGAAATATTTGATCCATCCAAGTGTTATTTACCATCATAACCACTGCCTCGATTGCACTCAGGCTGAAGGAGTTGTTGCTAAAGGAACGTTCAGAGCGGTCAGCACATCAGTCTCGagtggaggagctggaggaacgATATACAAACGCAGCACAACAACTAGAGCAACTGCGCAGCCATGAAGCACAATACAAGGATGCACTTCACGGTTTGCAGGAGAGTGTTTCCCAACAAGAGGCCCTCAGGGCCACTCAGCAGGTTGAGGAGGTAAATACTGTTCCTAATGTTATCCAAAGCACTTCTATCTAAATTAGGTTCATAGAAAAAAAGGTTGATTCACATCACATCGTTGATACAAAGATTTGGTTTCATCATCTTTTACtatattttttctctattaGCGTACAAACATGTTTTATGAACcccatttttcttattttagatGAAGAGAAAGCAAGAGCTGGAGAACAAATGCGCTGTTCTGAAGAGAGAGGTCGAACTACTTCAAGCATCTGTGCGGCAGCATAAAGATAAGCTACAGCAACTGCAAGAGCTCCTGACCTCAAGAGAGGAAGCACACAGGTGTGTACTTTATCATCAtctgatctaaaaaaaacaacaaaccgaACATGAGTAAATCATGAGTAAGACAGGGCCTGTTGTTTGACACAGGGGGTTTTTGTACTGTTTGTACCGTTTTAGTTCTaaaatgtgaatgaatgtgttgcCTTACTTATTTAACTAGTTTTCTATTTCTGTATAGCTGTTTGTCTGCTATACCAGTTTAGTAACTCTGTATTGTCTTCATCAACATATCGAGACATTTGACATGACTTATCCGTATGGCTCAGGAAGGAGCTGGCATCACGGCTCATTCCAGGTAGTGCTGAGTTTCGGGAAGCTGTGTCGAAGGAAGTGGAGGCTGTGGAGCATAGACACTCTCAGAGACACCGTGAGGTGGAGCAGAAACTGGTTGATGCACAGCACCAGTATGCCACCCTGGAGGATGAGTTCCGCATGGCTCTAACCATCGAAGCCAATCGCTTTTCGGAGGTAGGGTCTAGGGCAAGCTCTGAGTTCAATTTATTATTCCTATGAGGTTGTGGATTCATTTAATGATTTCATTGTACTCATGGCAATGCTAATGGATGATTTTTGCACTTACTCTATTGTTTAATTCTAAATGAGCATTTTTGTGCAGTATAACAAATATGCACAGATTTTTGAATCTCTATGGATAACAGTATCAGTCAAATTAATTTCTTCTTCTCATCTTTTACATCTGAAGTGGCAATTAAGCCGGAATCCAACCTAAACATGCTGTGTGTCattcctgggatttaaactatCCCATTGCTATCTTTTTACTGATCATAAATTGGCATTAATTCACTTGCAGTTCGGTTAACTACAATACCTGCCAAAAATATTGATAAACCAAGGCATGCCATGATCTGTATTCATGAGTGATTGAGTGTATGTTGTGATCTTCTGCATGCAATCAGGTGAAAGAGGGCTTTGAGCAGGTTTCTGCTGAGCTTGCTGAGGTGAAGATAGCTTTGACCTCATCTCAGCAGAGAGAGAAGCAGTCAAGTTCTCTAGTGCAGGAGCTCACAGCTATGGTGAAGGAGCAGAAAACGCGCATAGCTGAGCTGATCAAAGCCAAACGTGATGCTGTAACAGATTTAAAGGTAAGGACCTATGTACTTTATTTAATCAGTTTCTAACACAACAACAAGGGGGCTATAATAGAttatagtgacgtgacatacggctaagtatggtgacccatactcagaattcgttctctcctatttaacccatccaaagtgcacacacacagcagtgaacacacactgtgaacacacacccagagcagtgggcagccatttatgctgcggcgcccgggagcagttgggggggggttggtgccttgctcaagggcacctcagtcatggccggcccgagacttgaacccacaaccttagggttacgagtcagactctctaatcattaggccacgacttcaatACTATGAAGCACAAAATATTTCTAAAGCCTTTGGCTACCATCAGTCCTTTATTAGTTTACAAAAATGGAAGAACATCAGCCCTGAGCACAGTTACATTGAAATGCTTTAGTGT includes these proteins:
- the lrrcc1 gene encoding leucine-rich repeat and coiled-coil domain-containing protein 1 isoform X1, with product MANGELSLIDKNISSLLEVPLKSTITSLNLHCNRLSKIEGLATAWRLRHLDLSSNHVARIEGLGALSSLRTLNLSCNNITKVEGLNGLVNLTRLNLAYNQINDLTGLLHLHGTEFKLKHLQLHSNRLDNMNHLLQCMVGLHNLRDVTLSMDGADNPVCRLPGYRDMVLQPLQQISTLDGEDRLGNPTSPKDDSPMDIPGLEDFVEFLISTDTSVNVEPVLSDASFPTPRIDDVLTQFRHRNRVLTVPAETQVQERSGNQINELRIKKLEQQVSQLFQKAPVADGCNASSALQSVVQKAKRDTDLTSESEYDSTNEKLQHSSVRRTKIPTAKKLGKGKQSDSEASTQKHRSLKCTAGSGQRATVQPVGVTERTKKGPRARQVTPDKNFNDTQQETYRVIVEERDQERERRWKAEQAVKKLTEQVKGLQTQATEEKELQSLALHTTDRLKELLLKERSERSAHQSRVEELEERYTNAAQQLEQLRSHEAQYKDALHGLQESVSQQEALRATQQVEEMKRKQELENKCAVLKREVELLQASVRQHKDKLQQLQELLTSREEAHRKELASRLIPGSAEFREAVSKEVEAVEHRHSQRHREVEQKLVDAQHQYATLEDEFRMALTIEANRFSEVKEGFEQVSAELAEVKIALTSSQQREKQSSSLVQELTAMVKEQKTRIAELIKAKRDAVTDLKARLRTLEAGAEEDRRINIQLELLKKDKSKLLSQLSAQETVIEGLRAERRLWGQELAQQGASLAQDRGRLEAKIEVLTTELETQKKQNQRDYDSLKIKTKIVDDQTETIRKLKEAVQERDEQLRALREENLKVQRRFQKELEDETASAAELRDAVDKLSLRKDELKQQLLDKQAEMDELKDAYSASSRKWQDKADLLTKLEQQVKRMKEGFDAKEKALLEEKDKAVQAHKAAVEKLHCVDDAFRRQLESLQASHQAELIRLAIDKQKKIEQANQRVYQVEEEMRQLLEETEQNKLATEEKMRRLTSVLKDF
- the lrrcc1 gene encoding leucine-rich repeat and coiled-coil domain-containing protein 1 isoform X2, whose translation is MANGELSLIDKNISSLLEVPLKSTITSLNLHCNRLSKIEGLATAWRLRHLDLSSNHVARIEGLGALSSLRTLNLSCNNITKVEGLNGLVNLTRLNLAYNQINDLTGLLHLHGTEFKLKHLQLHSNRLDNMNHLLQCMVGLHNLRDVTLSMDGADNPVCRLPGYRDMVLQPLQQISTLDGEDRLGNPTSPKDDSPMDIPGLEDFVEFLISTDTSVLSDASFPTPRIDDVLTQFRHRNRVLTVPAETQVQERSGNQINELRIKKLEQQVSQLFQKAPVADGCNASSALQSVVQKAKRDTDLTSESEYDSTNEKLQHSSVRRTKIPTAKKLGKGKQSDSEASTQKHRSLKCTAGSGQRATVQPVGVTERTKKGPRARQVTPDKNFNDTQQETYRVIVEERDQERERRWKAEQAVKKLTEQVKGLQTQATEEKELQSLALHTTDRLKELLLKERSERSAHQSRVEELEERYTNAAQQLEQLRSHEAQYKDALHGLQESVSQQEALRATQQVEEMKRKQELENKCAVLKREVELLQASVRQHKDKLQQLQELLTSREEAHRKELASRLIPGSAEFREAVSKEVEAVEHRHSQRHREVEQKLVDAQHQYATLEDEFRMALTIEANRFSEVKEGFEQVSAELAEVKIALTSSQQREKQSSSLVQELTAMVKEQKTRIAELIKAKRDAVTDLKARLRTLEAGAEEDRRINIQLELLKKDKSKLLSQLSAQETVIEGLRAERRLWGQELAQQGASLAQDRGRLEAKIEVLTTELETQKKQNQRDYDSLKIKTKIVDDQTETIRKLKEAVQERDEQLRALREENLKVQRRFQKELEDETASAAELRDAVDKLSLRKDELKQQLLDKQAEMDELKDAYSASSRKWQDKADLLTKLEQQVKRMKEGFDAKEKALLEEKDKAVQAHKAAVEKLHCVDDAFRRQLESLQASHQAELIRLAIDKQKKIEQANQRVYQVEEEMRQLLEETEQNKLATEEKMRRLTSVLKDF